The Listeria cossartiae subsp. cossartiae genome includes a region encoding these proteins:
- a CDS encoding NADPH-dependent oxidoreductase, translating to MNDVLTLLRNHRSFRKYKQGVEIPEEKLDAIIRAAQAAPSWINGQHYSIIAIKDQDRKNKMAELCGNQPYIAECSVFLCFVADFHRVKVASDMHGKSFQIAAEEDLLMVAATDIGLCMQNALTAAESLDYGTICIGGLRRNITATSEFLGLPEFVMPVVGLCIGVPDVEAPVKPRLPKEAVYFEEMYQTDVMPLLEAYDQEIIPFSEREGFVSYTERLAKFYDRPYYPNLTEQIKERGFLGGK from the coding sequence ATGAATGACGTATTAACTTTGCTAAGAAATCATCGCTCTTTTCGTAAATATAAACAAGGGGTCGAGATTCCAGAAGAAAAGCTAGATGCGATTATCCGAGCAGCTCAAGCAGCCCCGTCGTGGATTAATGGTCAACATTATTCCATTATTGCGATTAAAGACCAAGACCGTAAAAATAAAATGGCCGAACTTTGCGGGAATCAACCATACATAGCGGAATGTTCCGTATTTCTTTGTTTTGTAGCAGACTTCCATCGTGTAAAAGTTGCTAGTGACATGCACGGTAAAAGCTTCCAAATCGCTGCGGAAGAAGATTTACTGATGGTTGCGGCAACGGATATCGGGCTTTGTATGCAAAATGCTTTAACAGCCGCTGAGTCGCTTGATTATGGGACAATTTGCATTGGTGGCTTGCGCAGAAATATTACGGCAACATCCGAATTTTTAGGCTTACCAGAATTTGTCATGCCAGTTGTCGGACTTTGTATCGGTGTTCCTGATGTCGAAGCGCCAGTAAAACCTCGTTTGCCGAAAGAAGCAGTTTATTTTGAGGAAATGTACCAAACTGATGTGATGCCTTTACTCGAAGCATACGACCAAGAAATCATTCCTTTTTCAGAGCGTGAGGGCTTTGTTTCTTACACGGAACGTTTAGCAAAATTCTATGACAGACCATATTATCCGAATTTAACCGAACAAATAAAAGAAAGAGGCTTTTTAGGCGGAAAATAA
- a CDS encoding alpha/beta fold hydrolase: protein MPVFKHEGIDFNYEIQGKGIPFLFLHGLGDNLKFAFETFNNDEKIQLISLDQRGHGKSGHDSRKLSYDRLASDALALMDYLGIQRFYIGGLSMGAGVAVNLAVHAENKVMGLILLRSSATDEPMKKEVIEWFSTVSKYLPRENGSQLFEQDPIFPSIKATYPKAIDTFKRYFEDAASVNYFKKFIDIPRDSPIKSKSELTNLTIPTLILANNYDVIHPMEYSLFYARNMKNANYYELTPKTIDAEKHKIEIDTYINTFILSNSK, encoded by the coding sequence ATGCCAGTATTCAAACACGAAGGAATTGATTTTAACTATGAAATACAAGGAAAAGGTATCCCCTTTTTGTTTCTTCATGGACTAGGTGATAATTTAAAATTTGCTTTTGAAACATTTAACAATGATGAAAAAATCCAATTAATTTCATTGGATCAAAGAGGTCATGGGAAAAGCGGACATGATTCCAGAAAACTTAGCTACGATAGATTGGCAAGTGATGCATTAGCGTTAATGGATTATTTAGGAATACAGCGTTTTTATATCGGAGGATTATCTATGGGGGCTGGTGTGGCAGTGAATTTGGCAGTCCATGCAGAAAATAAAGTGATGGGACTTATATTACTTAGGAGTTCTGCGACAGATGAGCCGATGAAAAAAGAAGTGATAGAATGGTTTAGTACTGTAAGTAAGTATTTGCCTAGAGAAAATGGTTCTCAGTTATTTGAGCAGGATCCGATATTTCCATCGATAAAAGCTACTTACCCTAAAGCAATTGATACTTTTAAACGATATTTTGAAGATGCCGCCTCTGTTAATTACTTTAAAAAATTTATTGATATACCTAGAGATAGCCCAATAAAAAGTAAAAGTGAGTTAACTAATTTAACGATTCCCACACTTATACTTGCAAATAACTATGATGTGATTCATCCGATGGAATACAGTTTATTTTATGCACGTAATATGAAAAATGCTAATTATTATGAACTCACGCCTAAGACCATTGATGCAGAAAAACATAAAATCGAAATCGATACCTATATTAATACATTCATCCTAAGTAACTCAAAATAG
- a CDS encoding helix-turn-helix domain-containing protein — translation MRQQQIDFKWLEENFLTANEAATYLGISKQALLSLAKREVLPFTKKGNMVLFHRIDIELRLENQQSLREKYRPFET, via the coding sequence GTGCGCCAACAACAAATAGATTTTAAATGGCTTGAAGAAAACTTCCTGACTGCGAATGAAGCCGCGACTTACTTAGGCATATCTAAGCAAGCACTCCTTTCCTTGGCAAAACGCGAGGTACTCCCCTTTACGAAAAAAGGAAATATGGTTCTCTTTCACCGAATTGATATTGAACTTCGGCTCGAAAATCAACAAAGCTTGCGCGAAAAATACCGTCCGTTCGAAACGTAA
- the nagA gene encoding N-acetylglucosamine-6-phosphate deacetylase has protein sequence MAVIKNVKIYKENELIDATVITEGNLIKEVCSITPEKYSDEPTFDGNGQLLIPGMIDVHIHGANNYDMMDGSTESIQAVSMACAETGCTSFLVTSVSSSFEDLIQMIKQTKKVIGKEKGAKIAGIHLEGPYLNIEKKGMQNPAYLRHPDLKEMKKIFDEADGLIKMVTIAPELPGGIELIDFLKKRGVVVAIAHSNATYEEAQNAFEQGATHITHCFNAMPAIHHRAPGLVTAALENDSVSVQTIVDGVHLHPGIVRLIHKIKGPDKMVLTTDALQAMGVGDGEYIFGGHQVTVKNGIARLKDGTLASSTVTMNKSLKLSNEFGIHLQDAIQMAANTPADILGMKNFGRIEKGYIADLVLLDEKFEVLSTWINGEKY, from the coding sequence ATGGCCGTTATCAAAAATGTAAAAATTTACAAAGAAAATGAATTAATCGATGCAACAGTTATTACAGAAGGAAATTTGATAAAAGAAGTTTGTTCGATTACGCCTGAAAAGTATTCAGATGAGCCAACTTTTGATGGAAATGGACAGTTGCTAATTCCCGGAATGATTGACGTTCATATTCATGGGGCAAATAATTACGATATGATGGATGGCTCAACAGAAAGTATCCAAGCTGTTTCGATGGCTTGTGCGGAAACAGGATGTACTAGCTTCCTAGTAACATCGGTTAGTTCCTCTTTTGAAGACTTGATTCAAATGATTAAGCAAACCAAAAAAGTAATTGGAAAAGAGAAAGGTGCCAAAATTGCAGGAATTCATTTAGAAGGCCCCTACCTCAATATAGAAAAAAAAGGAATGCAAAATCCAGCCTATTTAAGACACCCCGATTTAAAAGAAATGAAAAAGATTTTCGATGAAGCAGATGGTCTGATAAAAATGGTCACGATTGCGCCAGAATTGCCTGGGGGTATCGAACTCATTGACTTCTTGAAAAAAAGAGGCGTTGTTGTCGCCATTGCACATTCCAATGCCACTTATGAAGAGGCGCAGAATGCTTTCGAACAAGGAGCAACTCACATCACACATTGCTTTAATGCTATGCCAGCCATTCATCACCGGGCACCAGGACTTGTTACAGCAGCCTTGGAAAATGATTCGGTAAGCGTTCAAACCATTGTTGACGGGGTCCACCTTCATCCTGGAATCGTGCGTCTCATTCATAAAATTAAAGGACCAGATAAAATGGTTCTCACAACCGATGCCCTTCAAGCAATGGGAGTTGGCGACGGGGAGTATATTTTTGGCGGTCACCAAGTAACAGTTAAGAACGGCATCGCACGCTTAAAAGACGGGACATTAGCTTCAAGTACCGTGACGATGAATAAATCCTTAAAGTTAAGTAATGAATTTGGGATTCACTTACAAGACGCTATTCAAATGGCAGCAAATACACCCGCAGATATTTTAGGAATGAAAAATTTTGGTCGAATTGAAAAAGGTTATATCGCTGACTTGGTTTTACTTGATGAAAAATTCGAAGTTCTAAGTACGTGGATTAATGGTGAAAAATACTAA
- the manA gene encoding mannose-6-phosphate isomerase, class I — MTEALFLNPVFQDRIWGGTKLHDYFGYDIPSDTTGEDWAISAHPNGPSVIKNGAYKGKTLAELWQENPALFGNPTEEVFPLLTKILDANTDLSVQVHPNDEYAKVHENGELGKTECWYIIDCAPGAELIYGHKAASKEEFATWAKNGEWDKLLRKVAIKPGEFYYVPSGTIHALGTGTLVLETQQSSDTTYRVYDYDRKDAEGNLRELHLDKAIDVTTAPHVDAKLDIRTETRGGLTETTFVSNDFFSVYKWEVDGKAEFTAKAPYTLVSILDGEAVLTIDGNEQAIKKGDHFVLPNEVKAWEVTGEITAIVSTPPVK; from the coding sequence ATGACAGAAGCATTGTTTTTAAACCCTGTTTTTCAAGACCGAATTTGGGGTGGAACGAAATTACATGATTACTTTGGTTATGATATCCCGTCTGATACTACTGGAGAAGATTGGGCGATTTCCGCTCATCCGAATGGTCCTTCCGTAATCAAAAACGGCGCATATAAAGGCAAAACATTAGCGGAATTATGGCAAGAAAATCCTGCCCTTTTTGGCAATCCGACAGAAGAGGTTTTTCCGCTATTAACAAAAATTTTGGATGCGAATACGGATCTTTCTGTACAAGTCCATCCAAATGACGAATACGCAAAAGTACATGAAAACGGCGAACTTGGCAAAACCGAATGCTGGTATATTATCGACTGCGCGCCTGGTGCGGAACTAATTTACGGACATAAGGCAGCCAGCAAAGAAGAATTCGCTACTTGGGCAAAAAATGGCGAATGGGATAAATTGCTTCGTAAAGTGGCGATTAAACCAGGCGAATTTTATTACGTTCCAAGTGGTACGATTCACGCGTTAGGTACTGGCACGTTGGTACTTGAAACACAACAAAGCTCCGACACAACTTACCGTGTATACGACTATGACCGTAAAGACGCAGAAGGAAACTTGCGCGAACTTCATTTAGATAAAGCGATTGATGTTACAACGGCACCTCACGTGGATGCGAAACTAGATATTCGTACTGAAACTCGTGGCGGTTTGACAGAAACGACTTTTGTTTCCAATGACTTCTTTAGTGTTTATAAATGGGAAGTGGATGGCAAGGCTGAATTTACAGCTAAAGCGCCGTACACGTTAGTTAGTATTTTAGACGGAGAAGCGGTACTTACGATTGATGGGAACGAGCAAGCGATTAAAAAAGGGGATCATTTCGTTTTACCAAATGAGGTGAAAGCTTGGGAAGTAACTGGTGAAATCACAGCGATTGTTTCTACGCCTCCTGTAAAATAA
- a CDS encoding DeoR/GlpR family DNA-binding transcription regulator produces MNQKERIVEELKLLEKQKTISQEELMRIFSISKDTARRDILKLVESGLAERYPGGVSQPILKPQIESYTSRLVKQSAQKQEIAHAAGKTIKDHMTIYLDVSTTVHFLASELEQHDLVVVTNSMDNAIAASQNQDNKVYLLGGFFNFHSRVLSGEPVLDQLKQFNFDLAFIGGAGLTEDGIFYSELTDVYMKQEIIRNSEKVFLLIDSTKVNKKAASKIDFSGIDAVITDQPLPKDLMQHLISKEVEVISLKGL; encoded by the coding sequence CCAAAAAGAACGAATAGTGGAAGAACTGAAGCTGTTAGAGAAACAAAAAACGATTTCTCAAGAAGAACTTATGCGAATTTTTTCCATTTCCAAAGATACAGCAAGGCGAGATATTTTAAAATTAGTGGAAAGTGGACTTGCGGAACGATATCCAGGTGGCGTGTCACAACCGATTTTAAAACCGCAAATAGAAAGTTATACTAGTAGATTAGTGAAACAGAGCGCACAGAAACAAGAGATTGCTCATGCGGCTGGTAAAACGATAAAAGATCATATGACAATCTATTTAGATGTTTCTACCACCGTTCATTTTTTAGCATCAGAGCTCGAGCAACATGATTTAGTAGTAGTAACGAATTCGATGGATAATGCCATAGCTGCATCTCAGAATCAAGATAATAAAGTATACTTGCTCGGTGGTTTTTTCAACTTCCATTCGCGTGTATTATCAGGCGAGCCCGTTTTAGACCAACTCAAACAATTTAATTTTGATCTGGCTTTTATTGGCGGAGCTGGACTAACGGAAGATGGTATCTTTTATTCAGAACTTACAGATGTATACATGAAGCAAGAGATTATCAGAAATTCCGAAAAAGTATTTTTACTAATTGATAGTACAAAAGTGAATAAAAAGGCAGCTTCCAAAATTGATTTTTCTGGAATTGATGCCGTAATAACAGATCAGCCTTTGCCAAAAGATTTAATGCAGCACCTTATTTCTAAAGAAGTAGAAGTTATCTCTTTGAAAGGATTGTGA